TGGAACTCGGCCTGGCGTTCGTAAGGCGCGTAGGATGCGAGAAGGTTACGGCACCGACGTCGGTCCAACTCCTCGAGCAGCGCCAGATAGGTCTGCATCGCCATCGAGGAACGGCCGCAACCTCGCTTCGAAGCTGCGGATGCGGATGCGGAGCTCCTCATCGCTCAATTGACCGAGACTGTTCTGGTTGGCATCGAGACCCTGCGAGAATTCCTTGGGCAGCATCGTCAGCACGACTTTCAGATACTGCTCCGGCTTTTCCGCCCTGACCGCGGCGATGACGCCGGCGCCATAGGCGCGGAAATCGGCGCGCAGCGCCGTGGCGAAATCGTCGCCCAGCGTCTTCCTGGAGCGCTTTTGGCGGGTGACCGGCGCGGCGGCCGGCTTCGCCCTTGCGGGTTTCGCCCTTGCGGTGCTGGCACCGGCAATCTTGCGCCGCGCCTTGCCTGCTCCGTCAGCCATTGGCGGCCGCGTCGGCTGCCGACGCCCTGGCGGAACGAACCGCGCGCGCCTTGGCGGCTTTGCGCGCCGGCTTCTTGCGCGGCTTTGCGCGAACTCGCCTTGGCGACGCGGCCTGGTCAACCTGGTTGGATGCAGCCAGGCCAATTGGCAAGGCTGGCGGGACAGCGCCCCCCTCTGGCCTGCCCGTCCTCCGCAGCAGCTGCGCTGCAGCTTCGGAGGGTGGACCCACCATCTCCTCGGCTTGGGGGGAGATCGGCGGCTTCGGCGCTGCTGCCTTCAGCGTCGCCGCAGCGGCGGCGATCGCCGCATGGTCCAGGCCCTGGCGCGGAAAGCCGAAGCCGGCGACGGCGCCGACCGGGCCGCCGCGGACCATGCCGATGCGAACGCCCGGCGCGACTTCCTCGACGCGACCGGCACGGCGCGGCAGATGCGCGCCCTCGAACTCGCCGACGGCGCTGACGATCTCGGCGCCGTCGTCGCTGGTGATGATGGTGGCATAGCGTGGCATGGGGGCTCGGGTGTGCTGGTAATCGGAAGCGTCGCGTTCCTTCGCGCCAGCGTTTGCAGGCAGCTGCCGCAAGGCGCGACCAAAAAACAAAACCCGCCGGTCGGCGGGTCGTTGGCGCAAATCAGCACCATGAACAAAATCATAGCATGGCTGCCCTCACCGCGCAACGCACTCTAGGCAAATTTTCCTATCTCCTTCGAGCCCGCCACAACCCCGGCCGTCAAAAATGCCCGACCGGGACAGGTCGCCGCAGGTGGGCATTTTTGTCGGAACCATGGGCGGCCCGAGCGGTTGGGCCATGTCGCGACGCGACGACCTTTCGCCAAGAAAAGGAGAAAATCATGTTGAAAACCATCCTTGCGGCTTCGGCGCTAACGATCGGTCTTGCCACGGCCGCGATGGCCCAAAATGCCGGCCATATGGGCTCAGGCACGAGCTCAAGCACGGGCTCAGGCAACTCAAATGGCACGTATAGCAGTGGCCAGACGGTTGCCCCCGATACCGTCGATCCCGGCACGACCGGCAGCATCACCGGTGGCCCGACCTATGACGACGGCATGAACTCGAACGCAGACCGCAATTGCGCGGCGGGTCCGCAGGGCGCTCAGCCGGATGCCAGTAACCTGTCACCCGGTACCACCGCGCCGACCGTCAACGACAAGAACTGCGGTAAGTAAGGCCGCGATATCGTTGCAAGTTTCGTCGCAAGGGCCGTGGGGTTCGCTCCACGGCCCTTGCTTTTTGCGGCAGCGGCGCCTTTGCGGGAACCATGCCCCGTCGTGGCCGTTGCAAGAAGAAAAAGGAGAAAACCGATGGCAGACAACGACATAGGCACCGCCGGTCGGACAAGCGGCAATGGCAAGGGCACAACGAGCGCCGCGCGCAACAGAGGCGCTGCGCGCCGCAGCGCACGTGCTTCGGGCACTTCCGAGGCGGCGATGAAGAAGCAGATCGCGGAGCTGAAGCGCGAGGTGAGCCGGCTCAACCGGATGCTTTCCGATCAGGCCGAGGAGACGGCTCACGGCTGGTATCAAAGCGCTGCCGACCGCGCCTCGCACCTCTACAGCAACGCCTCCGGCCGCGCCTCGCGCGCGGCAAAGCAATTGCGCAGCCAGGCGCATAGCGTATCCGAAACGGTGCAGCAAAACCCAGGCACCATTTCTACCGCGGTCGCGATCGGCGGGCTGTTCGGCGTGCTGATGGGGCTGGCCATCGCCAGAAGCTCGCAGCCCGAGCCTGACTGGTTCCATCGCTGGCATCGCTGATGCGCGAGGCGGGCTCGCCCGCCTCGCCGCTGTTCCACAGACCCGGGCAGGAAGGGCCGGGCGCGAGACGGGCTTGCCGTCTCGTCGCTGTTCCACAGACCCGGGCAGGAAGGGCCGGGCGCGAGACGGGCTTGCCGTCTCGTCGCCTGCCAAGAAGGCTCCGTCCGCAGCGGCCTTTGCACAGGCTGGTCATTAGCCGAACCTTATGGAATCATCCCGCATTGGAATCGCGGAGAGCGGGCATGGACAAACCTGCCATGGCATCCGTCTTTCGGATGCGGCATGTGCCAGCAAGCATTTCGGGCGTTCGCAGCCTGGGCCGGGGCCAGGCTGATCCGGTTTTCCATTCGAGGCCGCTCGGCGAAGCCATCCGCTTCATCGCCGAGGCCGACGGCCAGTATGATCTCAGCGCCGTCGCCATCTCCTACGGCGATCGCTCGACGCCGCCGCTCGGCTGCCGCGAGGCCAAGCAGCTCTGGAGCGAATATGGCGAGCGCCTGATGGAGGCCTAAAGCGTTTCAGCGTTTCACGGAAACGCCGAACCGCTCGATTTCGTCATCTAGGCGAAATCAGCGCAAACGCCGGGGATTGGCTGAAGCCTCCCAACTTCGTCATCCTAGGGCGGAGCAGGAGCGAAGCTCCGTCGCGGAGACCCTGGGATCCATACCGTGACATCCGCCATAGAGTGCGGCAGCGCAGAAATCCGCACCGTTTTCAACACTTTAACGTCACGGCATGGATCCTCGGGTCAAGCCCGAGGATGACGAAGCGATGGGGCGTCTCGGCCAATCTCCAAGGCATGCGGCCTGCCAAGGCAACATAGCCGACCGGCCAAAATCCCTGTCGAGGAACTAGACCTCGCCGGCGGCTCGTGGCGCCTTCGCCCACCGAGAAGTCGTAGAGTAGTGGCCTCGCTATTTTACTTGGAACTCATCCGAGCCCGCCTTGTTCGCGTCATGGAATTTTGCTCGGTTCGGGCGCGATTTGATTTCAGGAGGACGGATGCGTTTCGAAATGCGTTTTGGCGCGGTGCTGCTCGGCGCCTCAGTTCTGGCCGGCTGCACCAGCGCCAAAGAAAGCCGATGGAACAGTGCGCAAGCGGCGATGCAGGGCAGCCCTGCCTTCAAGCGAGGCATCATCGCCGACTGCAACAAGCAGGTGGGGTCAGAACAACTGAAGGACAGGCAGGCTGTGGCAAGGCTCATGAACGTCAGCGTCTCGCGCGTTCCAGCCGCGTTCTGCAGCCGGTTCTTCAATGCCTGGGCGAGCGGCCGCCTTACCTATCGCGACATTCAGGGCATCCATTCCCAGGCGGCCGACAACAGCCGCTTCGTGCGCATCCTGCAAGGCAGGCAATAGGGGGCCGCCCGGTCCTCGCTGTCACGCCAAACGGCCCAGCCAGCTGGTCGGGACCGATCCCGCAGCGGCACCAAGCATCGTACCGGATCGGAAACGCGGCTCGCGCGTTTTTGAGGCGAGGTCAATGGGAGGAAGCGCCATGAACGTCGCCAATCTGCAACTCGAGGGCCTGCTGATGGCCGTCGCGGCAATCAATCACGTGCTGGTGCGCAAGGGTGTGCTGACGGTCGAGGAGATCGACATCGCGCTGCGCAAGGCCGAGGCGGTCGAGACCGGCGAGGACCGGTCCGAGGGCATGTCGGCGTCGAGCCGCGACGCCGTCAACTTCCCGATCCGCCTGCTCGAGCTCGCCAACCAGTGCCAGCCCGAAGCGGACATGCCGTCCTTCTCCAAGCTGGCGCGCATGGTCGGCCAGATGAAGGAGCCCTACAACGACCAGATGTGAGGTCGAGGGGAGCGGTTTCCAGGCAAGGTCGGCGCTGCCCCTCCCTTCGGGCACCTTCTTCCCGTGAACGGGGACAAGGGAAAACCTTACGCCTTGCCCGGCCAGCCTTGACGGACCGCCAGCACGCTGCCCGGGCCGTGCGCTGCGGCGAAGAGCAGGCCGGCGGCGAACGGGAAATGCGACATGAAGGCGCCGAACTCGGCCTGGTTGCCGGCCCAGTGCGATGGGCCGTGGAAGGCAAAGCCGAGGAAGAGCACGTAAATCGCGGCGATCAGCGCGGCCGGGGTGAAGAAGGCGCCGGTCAGGAAGGCGATCACCAGCAGCGTTTCGAGGATCGCGGCGCACCAGGCCAGGAACAGCGGGAACGGGAAGCCGGCAGCGGCGATGTAGCCGGCGGTGGCCCCCATATCCATGAACTTGAACGCCGCCCCCATCGCGAACATGGCGGCGAAGATAAGGCGGGCGATGAGAATGGCGGCTGTCTGCCAGGTCGATTGCGTTTCCACGTTTGTCCCTC
The window above is part of the Mesorhizobium sp. WSM4904 genome. Proteins encoded here:
- a CDS encoding DoxX family protein; this translates as MFAMGAAFKFMDMGATAGYIAAAGFPFPLFLAWCAAILETLLVIAFLTGAFFTPAALIAAIYVLFLGFAFHGPSHWAGNQAEFGAFMSHFPFAAGLLFAAAHGPGSVLAVRQGWPGKA